From the Anguilla anguilla isolate fAngAng1 chromosome 6, fAngAng1.pri, whole genome shotgun sequence genome, one window contains:
- the LOC118230338 gene encoding zinc finger protein ZIC 4-like isoform X2 has protein sequence MISEKKHNDKTLGSYPGHYGHHAEAGNHALFSGLHHEQPSNGAPGGQALNGQIRLGIPGEMYVRSDHMSQMAGSRTDAFSASPLHGYSGVNMSMNLSAHHPGPGAFFRYMRQPIKQELICKWLDPEQAGKKLCSKTYSTMHELVTHVTVEHVGGPEQGNHVCFWEECPREGKPFKAKYKLVNHIRVHTGEKPFPCPFPGCGKVFARSENLKIHKRTHTGEKPFKCEFEGCDRRFANSSDRKKHSHVHTSDKPYNCKMRGCDKSYTHPSSLRKHMKVHCKSPPPSSGYESSTPSLVSPSSDSGREPVSSTHSDPLSSNQAANLSEWYVCHSSGASGTQTPPSSSSSPDPADGPPYINSEPGDTF, from the exons GTAGCTATCCTGGACACTATGGTCATCACGCCGAAGCTGGAAACCATGCCCTCTTCTCTGGCCTTCATCATGAACAGCCATCTAACGGAGCTCCAGGTGGCCAAGCCTTGAATGGACAAATACGGTTGGGAATACCTGGAGAAATGTACGTTAGGTCTGATCACATGAGTCAAATGGCAGGCTCCAGGACTGATGCATTTTCCGCCTCACCTTTGCACGGCTACAGCGGCGTGAATATGAGTATGAATCTCAGCGCTCACCACCCAGGACCTGGTGCCTTCTTCCGCTACATGAGACAGCCGATCAAGCAAGAACTTATCTGCAAGTGGCTTGATCCTGAGCAAGCCGGGAAAAAACTTTGCTCTAAAACTTACAGTACAATGCACGAGCTGGTTACGCATGTTACGGTGGAGCATGTCGGAGGACCGGAGCAGGGAAATCACGTCTGCTTTTGGGAAGAATGTCCCCGAGAAGGGAAACCCTTTAAAGCAAAGTACAAACTAGTTAATCATATCAGAGTGCACACGGGCGAGAAGCCGTTCCCATGCCCATTTCCTGGTTGTGGGAAAGTATTCGCAAGATCTGAAAATCTAAAAATCCAcaaaaggacacacacag gtgaaaagccctttaaatgtgaatttgaagGATGCGATAGACGCTTTGCTAACAGCAGTGACCGAAAGAAGCACTCCCACGTGCACACGAGCGATAAGCCGTACAACTGCAAAATGAGAGGCTGTGATAAGTCGTACACGCACCCAAGCTCCTTGAGAAAGCATATGAAAGTACACTGCAAGTCTCCGCCTCCAAGTTCGGGCTACGAATCTTCGACTCCGTCGCTCGTTTCCCCCTCTTCGGACTCGGGTCGCGAGCCAGTGTCATCCACTCACTCAGACCCTCTCTCGTCTAACCAAGCTGCCAATTTAAGCGAGTGGTATGTTTGTCACAGTTCAGGGGCAAGTGGCACACAGACCCCTCCCAGCAGCTCGTCTTCACCTGACCCAGCAGATGGGCCTCCTTACATAAACTCCGAGCCAGGAGACACATTCTGA